Proteins encoded together in one Gemmatimonadetes bacterium T265 window:
- a CDS encoding MFS transporter, whose product MASTFRTPAPVDVGTTAVDATPPWADHSFFGHPRGLATLFLTELWERFSYYGLRPLLVLFMSAALAQGGFGFTRPQASAVVGIYAASVYLASLPGGWVADRVLGLRRAVLAGAVLITLGHLSIGLSGFAVSKTPFFLGLVLIVLGTGLLKPNASAMVGDLYPEGGARRDAGFSIFYMGINSGAIVGQIVAGQLGEQVGWHWGFGIAGFGMLIGLITYALRAPRTLGTLGTAPSQHPDPAVDAARRRGAARALAAGVVVLAAAFGLAASGVVSLDPQTIAKSMVYVLGGTTVLYFGYLFALGGLVPDERKRVLVVFVLFVFAAVFWAAFEQAPTSLNLFAKDFTERHIFGFEVSASAFQSINSMFIVLLAPVFAGIWERLGRAGRDVSAPAKFVLGLLAAAAGFGLMIVPARALVASGGALKVSPLWLTASYCFQSVGELCVSPVGLSSMTKLSPRRYVGQMMGVWFLALSVGNLIAGLVGGSVDPEKLAQTPALFLWTTVALLVAAAALAALVAPVRRMLARAE is encoded by the coding sequence ATGGCCTCCACCTTCCGCACCCCCGCGCCCGTCGACGTCGGCACCACCGCCGTCGACGCCACGCCCCCCTGGGCCGACCACTCGTTCTTCGGCCACCCGCGCGGGCTGGCCACGCTCTTCCTCACCGAGCTGTGGGAGCGCTTCTCGTACTACGGGCTGCGCCCGCTCCTCGTGCTGTTCATGTCGGCCGCGCTCGCGCAGGGCGGGTTCGGGTTCACGCGCCCCCAGGCCTCGGCGGTGGTCGGCATCTACGCCGCGTCGGTCTACCTCGCCTCGCTGCCCGGCGGGTGGGTCGCCGACCGCGTCCTCGGGCTGCGGCGCGCGGTCCTCGCGGGCGCGGTGCTCATCACGCTGGGGCACCTGTCGATCGGGCTTTCCGGTTTCGCGGTCAGCAAGACGCCGTTCTTTCTCGGGCTCGTGCTCATCGTGCTCGGCACGGGGCTCCTCAAGCCTAACGCGTCGGCCATGGTCGGCGACCTGTACCCCGAGGGGGGCGCGCGGCGCGACGCGGGATTCTCGATCTTCTACATGGGGATCAACTCCGGCGCGATCGTCGGCCAGATCGTCGCCGGGCAGCTCGGCGAGCAGGTGGGCTGGCACTGGGGGTTCGGCATCGCCGGTTTCGGCATGCTGATCGGCCTGATCACGTACGCGCTGCGCGCGCCGCGCACGTTAGGCACGCTCGGGACGGCGCCGTCGCAGCACCCGGACCCTGCGGTCGACGCCGCCCGCCGCCGCGGGGCGGCGCGGGCGCTCGCGGCCGGCGTCGTCGTGCTCGCCGCCGCGTTCGGGCTCGCGGCGTCCGGCGTCGTCTCGCTCGACCCGCAGACGATCGCGAAGAGCATGGTGTACGTCCTCGGCGGGACGACGGTGCTCTACTTCGGCTACCTGTTCGCGCTCGGCGGCCTCGTACCGGACGAGCGCAAGCGCGTGCTCGTCGTCTTCGTGCTGTTCGTGTTCGCCGCCGTCTTCTGGGCCGCGTTCGAGCAGGCGCCGACGTCGCTCAACCTGTTCGCGAAGGACTTCACCGAACGCCACATCTTCGGGTTCGAGGTGTCCGCGTCGGCGTTCCAGTCGATCAACTCGATGTTCATCGTGCTGCTCGCCCCAGTGTTCGCCGGGATCTGGGAACGACTCGGCCGCGCGGGTCGGGACGTGTCGGCGCCCGCCAAGTTCGTGCTCGGGTTGCTCGCCGCGGCCGCCGGCTTCGGGCTGATGATCGTGCCCGCGCGCGCGCTCGTCGCGAGCGGCGGCGCGCTCAAGGTCAGCCCGTTATGGCTGACGGCCAGCTACTGCTTCCAGAGCGTCGGCGAGCTGTGCGTGAGCCCGGTCGGTCTGTCGTCGATGACCAAGCTCTCGCCGCGGCGCTACGTCGGGCAGATGATGGGCGTCTGGTTCCTCGCGCTCTCGGTCGGGAACCTCATCGCCGGGCTCGTCGGCGGGAGCGTGGACCCGGAGAAGCTCGCCCAGACGCCCGCGCTCTTCCTGTGGACGACGGTCGCGCTCCTCGTCGCGGCCGCGGCGCTCGCCGCGCTGGTCGCCCCGGTCCGGCGCATGTTGGCGCGGGCGGAATAA
- a CDS encoding peptide ABC transporter ATP-binding protein, whose amino-acid sequence MSVSGAAAGAVPLLRVRGLKKHFPIARGLFGRGGGAVRAVDGVSFDLAAGETLGLVGESGCGKTTTGRAVLRLIEPTAGEVAFDGADVFALGAGELRRLRRHMQLVFQDPFSSLNPRMTVGATVREGLTIHRLAEGAAADRRVRELLEEVGLRPEYASRYPHEFSGGQRQRVGIARALAVEPKLVVCDEPVSALDVSVQAQVVNLLQDLQRRRGLAYLFVAHDLSVVEHVADRVAVMYLGKIVELAPSARLYAEPLMPYTQALLSAIPVPRPGAKRGRIVLTGDVPSPADPPSGCVFHPRCFHPNKDAACAAISPPLEEKAPGHWAACIKQPPTTVDWARQQAAGGTRPPERYLPVLGPA is encoded by the coding sequence GTGTCCGTCTCCGGCGCGGCCGCGGGCGCCGTGCCGCTCCTCCGCGTCCGCGGCCTCAAGAAGCACTTCCCGATCGCCCGCGGCCTCTTCGGCCGCGGCGGGGGCGCGGTGCGCGCGGTCGACGGCGTTTCGTTCGACCTCGCCGCGGGCGAGACGCTCGGCCTCGTCGGCGAGAGCGGGTGCGGCAAGACGACCACCGGGCGTGCCGTGCTCCGCCTCATCGAGCCGACCGCGGGCGAGGTCGCGTTCGACGGCGCCGACGTGTTCGCGTTAGGCGCGGGCGAGCTCCGCCGGCTGCGGCGGCACATGCAGCTCGTCTTCCAGGACCCGTTCTCCTCCCTCAACCCGCGCATGACGGTCGGCGCGACGGTGCGCGAGGGGCTGACGATCCACCGCCTGGCCGAGGGCGCCGCGGCCGACCGGCGCGTGCGCGAGCTGCTCGAGGAAGTCGGGCTCCGCCCCGAGTACGCCTCGCGCTACCCGCACGAGTTCTCGGGCGGCCAGCGCCAGCGCGTCGGCATCGCGCGCGCCCTCGCGGTCGAGCCCAAACTGGTCGTCTGCGACGAGCCCGTCTCCGCGCTCGACGTGTCGGTCCAGGCGCAGGTCGTCAACCTCCTGCAGGACCTCCAGCGCCGCCGCGGCCTCGCCTACCTCTTCGTCGCGCACGACCTGAGCGTCGTCGAGCACGTCGCCGACCGCGTCGCCGTGATGTACCTCGGCAAGATCGTCGAGCTCGCGCCGAGCGCGCGGCTCTACGCCGAGCCGCTGATGCCGTACACGCAGGCGCTGCTCTCGGCGATTCCGGTGCCGCGCCCCGGCGCCAAGCGCGGCCGCATCGTGCTCACCGGCGACGTCCCCTCCCCCGCCGACCCGCCGAGTGGGTGCGTCTTCCACCCGCGCTGCTTCCACCCGAACAAGGACGCGGCCTGCGCGGCCATCAGCCCGCCGCTCGAGGAGAAGGCCCCCGGGCACTGGGCGGCGTGCATCAAGCAGCCGCCCACCACCGTGGACTGGGCGCGCCAGCAGGCCGCCGGCGGGACCCGGCCTCCCGAGCGCTACCTCCCGGTCCTCGGGCCGGCGTAA
- a CDS encoding ABC transporter ATP-binding protein, protein MSTRENVTTPRLTHVPPVLSVRNLRTWFHGGDAPARAVDGVSFDVMPGETLGVVGESGCGKSVTALSVLRLVRPPGRIEPGSEIRFDGRDLLALRERELRAVRGDRIAMIFQEPMTALNPVLTVGEQIAEVPRVHAGLGRKAAWARAVEMLDAVGIPDPARRAGEYPHQLSGGTRQRVMIAMALVMNPAVVIADEPTTALDVTIQAQILELLAEMQQRLGTAILLITHDLGVVAEVARRVVVMYAGEVVEEATADALFAAPQHPYTEGLLAAVPRLGEARERLATIPGTVPPATAWPTGCRFRERCPYAWDRCEREHPPLYEAVGRSGAERGHAARCHLVDEPARRAGRHLPLAAAR, encoded by the coding sequence ATGAGCACGCGTGAGAACGTCACGACCCCTAGACTAACGCACGTGCCCCCCGTCCTCTCCGTCCGCAACCTGCGTACCTGGTTCCACGGCGGCGACGCGCCCGCGCGTGCGGTCGACGGCGTCTCCTTCGACGTCATGCCCGGCGAAACGCTCGGCGTCGTCGGCGAGAGCGGCTGCGGCAAGAGCGTCACCGCGCTCTCCGTCCTGCGGCTCGTCCGCCCGCCCGGCCGCATCGAGCCCGGGAGCGAGATCCGCTTCGACGGCCGCGACCTGCTCGCGCTGCGCGAGCGCGAGCTGCGCGCCGTCCGCGGCGACCGGATCGCGATGATCTTCCAGGAGCCGATGACCGCGCTCAACCCCGTGCTGACCGTCGGCGAGCAGATCGCCGAGGTGCCGCGGGTGCATGCGGGGCTGGGACGGAAGGCCGCGTGGGCGCGCGCCGTCGAGATGCTCGACGCGGTCGGCATCCCCGACCCGGCGCGCCGCGCGGGCGAGTACCCGCACCAGCTCTCCGGCGGCACGCGCCAGCGCGTGATGATCGCGATGGCGCTCGTCATGAACCCCGCCGTCGTCATCGCCGACGAGCCGACCACCGCGCTCGACGTCACGATCCAGGCGCAGATCCTCGAGCTGCTGGCCGAAATGCAGCAGCGGCTCGGCACGGCGATCCTCCTCATCACGCACGACTTGGGCGTCGTCGCGGAGGTCGCGCGGCGCGTGGTCGTCATGTACGCGGGCGAGGTCGTCGAGGAAGCGACCGCGGACGCGCTCTTCGCCGCGCCCCAACACCCCTACACCGAGGGCCTGCTCGCCGCCGTGCCGCGCCTCGGCGAGGCGCGCGAACGGCTCGCGACGATTCCCGGCACCGTACCGCCCGCGACGGCGTGGCCGACCGGGTGCCGCTTCCGCGAGCGCTGCCCGTACGCGTGGGACCGCTGCGAGCGCGAGCACCCGCCCCTGTACGAAGCGGTCGGTCGGAGCGGGGCCGAGCGCGGCCACGCCGCGCGCTGCCACCTCGTCGACGAGCCCGCGCGCCGCGCCGGCCGCCACCTCCCGCTCGCGGCCGCGCGGTGA
- a CDS encoding peptide ABC transporter permease produces MTPTPTVPRAALAPPFAGRVPRLAAAARARPSFRMRAAGLPRLPWTVWLAGGTLAAFAAVALLAPRLAPYDPARQFDLVALQNRAPSAAHPFGTDPFARDVLSRTLYAARTSLGVAALAAAVATALGVLVGGVAGALGGRTERLLMRTVDAVLGVPRVLLLLAVVALWAQIASPVLAVVLGLTAWPGTSRLVRARVAAVRRAEWVEAARALGASPARVLFRHLPPHVVGTVGVAATLLFGELLALEAGLSFLGLGVRPPDASWGSMVQDGAGYVADAPWTVAAPTACVVLCVLAASVLGDWAGDRARGDR; encoded by the coding sequence GTGACGCCGACCCCGACGGTCCCGCGCGCGGCCCTCGCGCCGCCGTTCGCCGGGCGCGTTCCCCGGCTGGCGGCCGCGGCGCGCGCGCGGCCATCGTTCCGCATGCGCGCCGCCGGCCTCCCCCGCCTGCCGTGGACCGTGTGGCTTGCGGGCGGAACGCTGGCCGCGTTCGCCGCCGTCGCGCTCCTCGCGCCGCGCCTCGCGCCGTACGACCCCGCGCGCCAGTTCGACCTCGTCGCGCTCCAGAACCGCGCGCCGTCGGCCGCGCACCCGTTCGGCACCGACCCGTTCGCCCGCGACGTGCTGAGCCGCACGCTCTACGCCGCGCGCACCTCGCTCGGCGTGGCCGCGCTCGCCGCCGCCGTCGCGACCGCGTTAGGCGTGCTCGTCGGCGGCGTCGCCGGCGCGCTCGGCGGCCGCACCGAGCGCCTCCTCATGCGCACGGTCGACGCGGTGCTCGGCGTCCCGCGCGTGCTGCTCCTGCTCGCCGTGGTCGCGCTCTGGGCGCAGATCGCCTCGCCCGTGCTCGCCGTCGTCCTCGGGCTCACGGCGTGGCCCGGGACGAGCCGCCTCGTCCGCGCCCGCGTCGCCGCCGTGCGCCGTGCGGAGTGGGTCGAGGCCGCGCGCGCGCTCGGCGCGTCGCCGGCACGCGTGCTGTTCCGCCACCTCCCGCCGCACGTCGTCGGCACGGTCGGCGTCGCCGCCACGCTCCTCTTTGGCGAGTTGCTCGCCCTCGAGGCCGGGCTCTCGTTCCTCGGACTCGGCGTCCGCCCCCCCGACGCGAGTTGGGGCAGCATGGTGCAGGACGGCGCGGGGTACGTCGCCGACGCGCCGTGGACCGTCGCGGCGCCGACGGCGTGCGTCGTCCTCTGCGTGCTCGCCGCGAGCGTGCTCGGCGACTGGGCGGGCGACCGCGCCCGCGGCGACCGATGA
- a CDS encoding ABC transporter permease, whose amino-acid sequence MLGLAFRRLLHAAATVLVAATASFLLLHLAPGDPVSAMLDQPTMSEATRAALRTRFGFDRPVAEQYARWIGAALHGDLGWSLTQQRPVAAVLADALPRTALLVGTALLLAFVAGVASGAFAGWRPRHPLARALVGGAVVLHAAPEFVIGLALVAVVALRYGLLPAGGYADPVADSLLSAPERVADRLRHLVLPATALALGWTAIVARHQRAAVGDVARGDFVRTARAKGVAEGAVLVRHTLRAALAPTVALLGLALPALVGGAVVTESVFAWPGMGLLATQAVGARDYALVTGAVVVGSAAVAAGGLLAELLQAWLDPRLGASAEDGA is encoded by the coding sequence GTGTTAGGCCTCGCGTTCCGTCGTCTGCTGCACGCGGCCGCGACCGTGCTCGTCGCGGCGACCGCGAGCTTCCTCCTGCTCCACCTCGCGCCGGGCGACCCGGTGAGTGCGATGCTCGACCAGCCGACGATGAGCGAGGCGACGCGCGCGGCCCTCCGCACCCGCTTCGGCTTCGACCGGCCGGTCGCCGAGCAGTACGCGCGCTGGATCGGCGCGGCGCTGCATGGCGACCTCGGCTGGTCGCTCACGCAACAGCGGCCCGTCGCGGCGGTGCTCGCCGACGCGCTGCCGCGCACCGCACTGCTCGTCGGCACGGCGCTCCTGCTCGCGTTCGTCGCCGGCGTGGCGAGCGGCGCGTTCGCGGGGTGGCGGCCGCGGCATCCGCTCGCGCGCGCGCTCGTCGGCGGGGCCGTCGTGCTGCACGCCGCACCCGAGTTCGTGATCGGCCTCGCGCTCGTCGCTGTGGTCGCGCTCCGCTACGGCCTCCTCCCCGCCGGCGGCTACGCGGACCCCGTCGCCGACTCGCTCCTCTCCGCCCCCGAGCGCGTCGCCGACCGCCTGCGCCACCTCGTCCTCCCGGCCACGGCGCTCGCGTTAGGCTGGACCGCGATCGTCGCGCGCCACCAGCGGGCGGCCGTGGGCGACGTGGCGCGCGGCGACTTCGTCCGTACGGCGCGCGCGAAAGGCGTCGCCGAGGGCGCCGTCCTCGTCCGCCACACGCTGCGCGCCGCGCTCGCGCCTACGGTCGCGCTGCTCGGCCTCGCGCTCCCCGCGCTCGTCGGCGGCGCGGTCGTGACCGAGAGCGTGTTCGCCTGGCCGGGGATGGGACTGCTCGCCACGCAGGCGGTCGGCGCGCGCGACTACGCGCTCGTCACGGGCGCGGTCGTGGTGGGCAGCGCGGCCGTGGCCGCGGGCGGGCTGCTGGCCGAACTGCTACAGGCGTGGCTCGACCCGCGGCTCGGCGCGAGCGCGGAGGACGGGGCGTGA
- a CDS encoding peptide-binding protein codes for MLDCPLTLHAPARRRRASLRRAIGRAVAGLTLATAAGCHAEPRASAAATTAGDVGGTVIIATAADPGVLLPPLAGSTQASAAIDQVFDRLADLGDSLNTFGDRGFRPRLSDRWTWAKDSLSVSFHLAPGARWHDGVPVRARDVAFSFALYTDPATASPLAPLLSNVDSVTATDSLTATFWYKRRFPTQFFDVTYNLYVLPEHLLARAPRDRLAETEFARHPIGSGRFRFASWTPAQRLELTADADNYRGRPKLDRVVWNVAPDFGTATIQLLAGDADFFENLRPESFGQTARLRTVRLVPYPSLDYGFLQFNLRAADGSARPHPLFADRDLRRALTLAVDRERIVRNAFDSLADVAVGPVPRALFPDWARLRQLPYNVATARALLDSLGWRAGPDGVRAKGGVPLAFTVLVPTSSLVRQRLAVLLQEQFRVVGARTTVEPLDLGAFGERERARTFDAVVGGWHTDPSPVSIRQTWGTAGSRVAGGSNFGSYESPAFDAQIDSALFTSDPAKARPHWLRAYQTIVDDAPAVWLFEPRLVAGVHRRVRVVGLRADGWWTRLGDWSVPARERIRRDRVGLR; via the coding sequence ATGCTCGACTGCCCCCTAACGCTCCACGCCCCCGCGCGCCGACGCCGGGCCAGCCTGCGTCGCGCGATCGGCCGCGCCGTCGCCGGCCTGACGCTCGCGACCGCGGCGGGCTGTCACGCCGAGCCGCGCGCCTCGGCCGCCGCGACGACCGCCGGCGACGTCGGCGGGACCGTGATCATCGCGACCGCGGCCGACCCGGGCGTTCTGCTCCCGCCGCTCGCCGGGTCGACGCAGGCCAGCGCCGCCATCGATCAGGTCTTCGACCGCCTCGCAGACCTCGGCGACTCGCTCAACACGTTCGGCGACCGCGGCTTCCGCCCGCGCCTCAGCGACCGATGGACGTGGGCGAAGGACTCGCTGTCGGTCAGCTTCCACCTTGCCCCGGGCGCGCGCTGGCACGACGGCGTACCCGTGCGCGCGCGCGACGTCGCGTTCAGCTTCGCGCTCTACACCGACCCCGCAACGGCGAGCCCGCTCGCGCCGCTGCTCTCGAACGTCGACTCGGTGACCGCGACCGACTCGCTCACCGCGACGTTCTGGTACAAGCGCCGCTTCCCGACCCAGTTCTTCGACGTCACGTACAACCTGTACGTCCTCCCCGAGCACCTGCTCGCGCGCGCGCCGCGCGACCGCCTCGCCGAGACCGAGTTCGCGCGGCACCCGATCGGGAGCGGACGGTTCCGCTTCGCGTCGTGGACGCCCGCGCAACGCCTCGAGCTCACCGCCGACGCGGACAACTACCGCGGCCGCCCGAAGCTCGACCGGGTGGTCTGGAACGTCGCCCCTGACTTCGGCACCGCGACGATCCAACTGCTCGCCGGCGACGCCGACTTCTTCGAGAACCTCCGCCCCGAGTCATTCGGGCAGACGGCGCGCCTGCGCACGGTGCGGCTCGTGCCGTACCCGTCGCTCGACTACGGCTTCCTGCAGTTCAACCTGCGCGCCGCCGACGGCTCCGCGCGCCCCCACCCGCTCTTCGCCGACCGGGACCTCCGCCGCGCGCTGACGCTCGCGGTCGACCGCGAGCGCATCGTCCGCAACGCGTTCGACTCGCTCGCCGACGTCGCGGTCGGGCCCGTGCCGCGCGCGCTCTTCCCCGACTGGGCGCGCCTCCGTCAGCTGCCGTACAACGTCGCGACCGCGCGCGCGCTGCTCGACTCGCTCGGCTGGCGCGCGGGGCCGGACGGGGTGCGCGCGAAGGGCGGCGTCCCGCTCGCCTTCACCGTCCTCGTTCCCACCTCGAGCCTCGTGCGCCAGCGCCTCGCCGTGCTGCTGCAGGAGCAGTTCCGCGTCGTCGGCGCGCGCACGACGGTCGAGCCGCTCGACCTCGGCGCCTTTGGCGAGCGCGAGCGGGCGCGCACCTTCGACGCGGTCGTCGGCGGCTGGCACACCGACCCGAGCCCGGTGAGCATCCGCCAGACCTGGGGGACCGCCGGCTCGCGCGTCGCGGGCGGGTCCAACTTCGGCAGCTACGAGAGCCCGGCGTTCGACGCGCAGATCGACAGCGCGCTCTTCACGAGCGACCCGGCGAAGGCGCGCCCGCACTGGTTGCGCGCCTACCAGACGATCGTCGACGACGCGCCGGCGGTGTGGCTGTTCGAGCCGCGCCTCGTCGCCGGCGTCCACCGGCGCGTCCGCGTCGTCGGCCTCCGCGCCGACGGCTGGTGGACGCGCCTCGGCGACTGGTCCGTCCCCGCCCGCGAGCGGATCCGCCGCGACCGCGTCGGCCTGCGCTAG
- the gcvP gene encoding glycine dehydrogenase (decarboxylating) gives MTTIRPETAATVGFDSFDDRHIGPSAADRAAMLRALGYDDLDTFVDAVVPANIRMGRPLAIGPGRSEADVLAELRTLAARNEVWRSYLGMGYSGTFTPPVIQRNVLENPGWYTAYTPYQAEIAQGRLEALLNFQTVVADLTGLPIANASLLDEGTAAAEAMAMSYNAKGRPGKETYFVAADCHPQTIAVVRTRAEARGITLVVGDADAAEFGADVFGVLLQYPATDGRVADYRGVCERAHAAGALVTAACDLLALTLITPPGEWGADVAVGNSQRFGVPMGYGGPHAAFFSTRDEYKRQIPGRIIGVSRDADGRPALRMALQTREQHIRREKATSNVCTAQVLLAVMAGMYAVWHGPEGLARIARRVHGQAAALKAGLERLGLHVRHEEFFDTVAVDVGTHGEQDVLAAAAARRINLRVIEPGVLAVAFDETTGDADVRDVLACFDATADGFDLDELRREGDPRYDERFARTSAFLAHPVFTSHHSETAMLRYMHSLEAKDLSLVHSMIPLGSCTMKLNATAEMIPVTWPEFGQLHPFAPRGQAAGYAELFRQLEHDLAEITGFAAVSLQPNAGSQGEYAGLLTIKRYHEARGEKHRNVCLIPQSAHGTNPASAVMAGMKVVVVNTAPNGNVDVDDLRKKAEQHAGDLAALMITYPSTHGVFEETVREVCEVVHAHGGQVYMDGANMNAMVGLARPGEVGADVCHLNLHKTFCIPHGGGGPGMGPIGVAPQLVPHLPGHPVVSPKGDGSDRVDGPVSAAPWGSASILPISWVYVRLMGGEGLTEATKVAILNANYVAHRLKDAFPVLYKGANGLVAHECILDTRVVKQASGVEVEDIAKRLMDYGYHAPTVSFPVAGTLMIEPTESENRAELDRFCDAMLRIREEIREVESGAQDRADNLLKNAPHPAPRLLADAWTHGYSRERAAYPAPWVREHKFWPSVGRVESAYGDRNLVCACVPTEVYADAGYAASLAQDTD, from the coding sequence ATGACGACCATCCGCCCCGAGACGGCCGCGACCGTCGGCTTCGACTCCTTCGACGACCGCCACATCGGCCCGAGCGCCGCCGACCGCGCCGCGATGCTCCGCGCACTCGGCTACGACGACCTCGACACGTTCGTCGACGCGGTCGTTCCGGCGAACATCCGGATGGGGCGCCCGCTCGCGATCGGCCCAGGCCGGAGCGAGGCCGACGTGCTCGCCGAGTTGCGCACGCTCGCGGCACGCAACGAGGTCTGGCGCTCGTACCTCGGCATGGGCTACTCGGGCACGTTCACCCCGCCGGTCATCCAGCGCAACGTGCTCGAGAACCCGGGGTGGTACACGGCGTACACGCCCTACCAGGCCGAGATCGCGCAGGGGCGGCTGGAGGCGCTGCTCAACTTCCAGACGGTCGTCGCCGACCTGACCGGGCTGCCGATCGCGAACGCGTCGTTGCTCGACGAGGGGACGGCCGCCGCGGAGGCGATGGCGATGAGCTACAACGCCAAGGGGCGGCCGGGGAAGGAGACGTACTTCGTCGCGGCCGACTGCCACCCGCAGACGATCGCGGTGGTGCGCACGCGGGCGGAGGCGCGCGGGATCACGCTCGTGGTCGGCGACGCGGACGCGGCGGAGTTCGGCGCGGACGTCTTCGGCGTGCTGCTGCAGTACCCGGCGACCGACGGTCGCGTGGCGGACTACCGCGGCGTCTGCGAGCGCGCGCACGCGGCCGGCGCGCTCGTCACCGCGGCGTGCGACCTGCTCGCGCTCACGCTCATCACGCCGCCGGGCGAGTGGGGCGCGGACGTCGCGGTCGGCAACTCACAGCGCTTCGGCGTGCCGATGGGCTACGGCGGGCCGCACGCGGCATTCTTCTCGACGCGCGACGAATACAAGCGCCAGATCCCCGGGCGCATCATCGGCGTGTCGCGCGACGCGGACGGGCGGCCCGCGCTGCGCATGGCGCTGCAGACGCGCGAGCAGCACATCCGCCGGGAGAAGGCGACGAGCAACGTGTGCACGGCGCAGGTGCTCCTCGCCGTGATGGCGGGGATGTACGCGGTGTGGCACGGGCCCGAGGGGCTCGCGCGGATCGCGCGGCGCGTGCACGGCCAAGCCGCCGCGCTCAAGGCCGGGCTGGAGCGGTTGGGCCTGCACGTGCGGCACGAGGAGTTCTTCGACACGGTCGCGGTCGACGTCGGCACGCACGGGGAGCAGGACGTGCTCGCCGCGGCCGCCGCGCGCCGCATCAACCTGCGCGTGATCGAGCCGGGCGTGCTCGCCGTGGCGTTCGACGAGACGACGGGCGACGCCGACGTCCGCGACGTCCTCGCCTGCTTCGACGCGACGGCCGACGGCTTCGACCTCGACGAGCTGCGGCGCGAGGGGGACCCGCGCTACGACGAGCGCTTCGCGCGGACGAGCGCCTTCCTCGCGCACCCGGTGTTCACGTCGCACCACAGCGAGACGGCGATGCTCCGCTACATGCACTCGCTCGAGGCGAAGGACCTCTCGCTCGTGCACTCGATGATCCCGCTCGGCAGCTGCACGATGAAGCTGAACGCGACGGCGGAGATGATCCCGGTAACGTGGCCCGAGTTCGGTCAGCTGCACCCGTTCGCGCCGCGCGGGCAGGCGGCGGGGTACGCGGAGCTGTTCCGGCAGCTGGAGCACGACCTCGCCGAGATCACCGGGTTCGCGGCCGTGAGTCTGCAGCCGAACGCGGGGAGCCAGGGCGAGTACGCGGGGCTGCTGACGATCAAGCGCTACCACGAGGCGCGCGGCGAGAAGCACCGCAACGTCTGCCTCATCCCGCAGAGCGCGCACGGCACCAACCCGGCGAGCGCGGTGATGGCCGGGATGAAAGTCGTCGTCGTGAACACGGCGCCGAACGGGAACGTCGACGTCGACGACCTGCGGAAGAAGGCCGAGCAGCACGCGGGCGACCTCGCGGCGCTGATGATCACGTATCCGAGCACGCACGGCGTCTTCGAGGAGACGGTGCGCGAGGTGTGCGAGGTCGTGCACGCGCACGGCGGGCAGGTGTACATGGACGGCGCGAACATGAACGCGATGGTCGGCCTCGCGCGTCCGGGCGAAGTCGGCGCCGACGTGTGCCACCTCAACCTGCACAAGACGTTCTGCATCCCGCACGGCGGTGGCGGCCCGGGGATGGGGCCGATCGGCGTCGCGCCGCAACTCGTGCCGCACCTGCCGGGGCACCCCGTCGTGAGCCCGAAGGGCGACGGCTCCGACCGCGTCGACGGCCCGGTGAGCGCCGCGCCCTGGGGGAGCGCGAGCATCCTGCCGATCTCGTGGGTCTACGTCAGGCTCATGGGCGGCGAGGGCCTAACCGAGGCGACGAAGGTCGCGATCCTCAACGCGAACTACGTCGCGCACCGCCTGAAGGACGCGTTCCCGGTGCTCTACAAGGGCGCGAACGGGCTCGTCGCGCACGAGTGCATCCTCGACACGCGCGTCGTGAAGCAGGCGAGCGGGGTCGAGGTCGAGGACATCGCGAAGCGGCTGATGGACTACGGCTACCACGCGCCGACGGTGAGCTTCCCGGTCGCGGGGACGCTGATGATCGAGCCGACGGAGAGCGAGAATCGGGCGGAGCTCGACCGGTTCTGCGACGCGATGCTCAGGATCCGCGAGGAAATCCGCGAGGTCGAGTCGGGCGCGCAGGACCGAGCGGACAATCTGCTGAAGAACGCGCCGCACCCGGCGCCGCGGCTGCTCGCCGACGCGTGGACGCACGGGTACTCGCGCGAGCGGGCCGCGTACCCGGCGCCGTGGGTGCGGGAGCACAAGTTCTGGCCGAGCGTGGGGCGCGTGGAGAGCGCGTACGGGGACCGGAACCTGGTGTGCGCGTGCGTCCCGACCGAGGTGTACGCGGACGCGGGGTACGCGGCGTCGCTGGCGCAGGACACGGACTGA
- the gcvH gene encoding glycine cleavage system H protein, translated as MANFPADLHYTKEHEYVKATDDPAVVVVGITDYAQGELGDVVYLDLPKPGATFGANETFGTIEAVKAVSELYMPVAGEVVEVNPRLDGEPALVNGDPYGDGWMVKVRVAGDADRSALMDAAAYGQLVGA; from the coding sequence GTGGCCAACTTCCCCGCCGACCTGCACTACACCAAAGAGCACGAGTACGTGAAGGCCACCGACGACCCCGCGGTCGTCGTCGTCGGCATCACGGACTACGCGCAGGGCGAGCTCGGCGACGTCGTCTACCTCGACCTCCCCAAGCCGGGCGCGACGTTCGGCGCGAACGAGACGTTCGGCACCATCGAGGCCGTCAAGGCGGTGAGCGAGCTGTACATGCCCGTCGCGGGCGAGGTCGTCGAAGTCAACCCGCGGCTCGACGGCGAGCCGGCCCTCGTGAACGGCGACCCGTACGGCGACGGCTGGATGGTGAAGGTCCGCGTCGCGGGCGACGCGGACCGCTCGGCCCTCATGGACGCGGCGGCGTACGGGCAGCTCGTCGGGGCCTAA